Proteins encoded in a region of the Rutidosis leptorrhynchoides isolate AG116_Rl617_1_P2 chromosome 9, CSIRO_AGI_Rlap_v1, whole genome shotgun sequence genome:
- the LOC139869317 gene encoding gibberellin 20 oxidase 3-like has translation MEQIKNANYENKIIESSKIFFQQTHDHFPKQFIWPKDHQSSCTEELNERIIDLKGFLQRDKDATLHAANLVKESCLKHGFFQVVNHGIDPELLMLAEKHGRAFFELPITEKLKCQKKNGSIVGYVTAHVDRFAAKLPWKELVSFEHHENGPERVVEEYFNATLGSHYKETGLIFQKVCESMRKLALELLELLEISLDVHNGINSYYKQLYDDCVSLVRCNNYPRCDKPELTYGVQPHRDPTSLTILHQDDVGGLEVFTDNKWKSVKPHPEALVINIGDTLQALTNGKYKSCLHRVMANNVKSRLSFTYFLSPRLDKQLKVPRELVERDGKQEYPDFTWGEFLNFTQKHHRADDATLDHFTKWLKTSNNSKA, from the exons ATGGAGCAAATTAAGAATGCTAACTATGAAAACAAAATCATTGAATCATCCAAAATCTTTTTCCAACAAACCCATGATCACTTTCCAAAGCAATTCATATGGCCAAAAGATCATCAATCTTCTTGTACTGAAGAGCTAAACGAACGCATAATAGACCTAAAAGGCTTTCTTCAACGTGATAAAGATGCCACATTACATGCAGCCAACCTCGTTAAGGAATCATGCCTAAAACACGGCTTTTTTCAGGTCGTGAATCATGGCATTGATCCTGAACTGCTTATGTTGGCCGAGAAGCATGGTCGTGCGTTTTTCGAGCTTCCGATAACCGAGAAATTGAAGTGCCAAAAGAAAAATGGAAGCATTGTTGGTTATGTTACTGCACATGTTGATAGGTTTGCTGCTAAATTACCGTGGAAGGAGTTGGTGTCGTTTGAGCATCATGAAAATGGTCCTGAACGAGTTGTGGAAGAATATTTCAATGCTACATTGGGTAGTCACTACAAAGAAACCGG CTTAATCTTCCAAAAGGTTTGTGAGTCAATGAGGAAATTGGCTCTAGAATTACTGGAATTACTTGAAATTAGTTTGGATGTTCATAATGGGATCAATAGCTACTATAAACAGCTTTACGACGATTGTGTCTCGCTAGTAAGATGCAATAACTACCCGAGGTGCGACAAGCCCGAGCTTACTTATGGGGTCCAGCCTCATCGTGATCCGACTTCACTAACTATATTACATCAAGATGATGTTGGAGGACTTGAAGTGTTTACTGATAACAAATGGAAATCAGTTAAACCTCATCCTGAAGCCTTAGTCATCAACATTGGTGACACTCTTCAA GCACTTACTAATGGGAAATACAAGAGCTGCTTGCATAGGGTAATGGCGAACAACGTGAAATCAAGGTTGTCATTTACATATTTCTTGTCCCCGAGATTAGATAAACAGCTAAAAGTGCCTCGAGAATTGGTTGAAAGAGATGGGAAACAAGAGTATCCTGATTTTACATGGGGTGAGTTTCTTAACTTCACCCAAAAGCACCACAGAGCTGATGACGCCACACTTGATCACTTCACCAAATGGCTTAAAACATCCAATAATTCCAAGGCGTAA
- the LOC139869319 gene encoding uncharacterized protein, giving the protein MGFISKPVSKKPFRSVSLPCRSHPSTDEIEKLLNKVKTWESTLSLVSPSAEIICSGFSQLTELYECLDDLVKTNMSQSSSSRTSNQTMKWTDEVLDISVKFLDICSTITEVISQTSQHLRDLSCDLRRNGGCSNESVISKYNLFRNNLKRDIKGSMASLKQVDKMISSSSLNVDSENYPSISMIPYFREVTALSTVIFRISLVFLATPLLKTKTARKWTVVSTRKVVPEAKVDVNVNELQSLDAAVVGYSHCDKHENIQVIKKKLEASEATLESINSSIELMSRRLIGTRASLLNMVSFC; this is encoded by the coding sequence ATGGGATTCATCTCAAAACCAGTTTCAAAGAAGCCTTTTCGTTCAGTTAGTTTGCCTTGCAGATCGCATCCAAGTACTGATGAAATTGAAAAATTGTTGAATAAGGTCAAAACATGGGAGTCAACATTATCGTTAGTCAGTCCATCTGCAGAGATTATCTGCAGCGGATTCAGTCAGCTAACGGAATTGTACGAATGTTTGGATGACCTTGTGAAAACGAATATGTCTCAAAGTTCATCATCAAGAACCAGCAATCAGACCATGAAATGGACGGATGAAGTACTTGATATATCCGTCAAATTTTTGGACATTTGCAGTACTATAACCGAAGTCATCTCTCAAACAAGTCAACACTTGAGAGATCTCAGTTGTGATTTAAGGCGAAATGGTGGGTGCAGCAATGAAAGTGTGATTTCAAAATACAATCTTTtcagaaataatttaaaaagaGACATTAAAGGATCAATGGCTAGTTTAAAGCAAGTGGACAAAATGATAAGTAGTTCTTCGTTAAATGTGGATTCTGAAAACTATCCTTCGATCTCAATGATCCCATATTTTAGGGAAGTTACAGCATTAAGCACAGTAATTTTCCGCATATCACTTGTGTTCTTGGCAACACCACTTTTAAAAACAAAGACAGCACGTAAATGGACAGTTGTCTCAACACGTAAAGTGGTACCAGAAGCGAAGGTTGATGTAAATGTGAATGAGTTGCAAAGCCTAGATGCTGCAGTTGTTGGGTACAGTCATTGCGATAAACATGAAAACATTCAAGTTATAAAAAAGAAGCTAGAGGCATCAGAGGCTACTCTTGAAAGCATTAATTCTTCCATCGAGTTAATGTCGAGACGCCTAATTGGAACACGAGCATCTCTACTTAACATGGTCTCTTTCTGCTAA